A single genomic interval of Cucumis sativus cultivar 9930 chromosome 5, Cucumber_9930_V3, whole genome shotgun sequence harbors:
- the LOC101209788 gene encoding two-component response regulator-like APRR3, with amino-acid sequence MGEAVVLSSEDVDVDVDYVRLHSDDMADAESMGTHRPNRDCSSSGFGIGIKWERFLPKMMLRVLLVEADDSTRQIITALLRKCCYRVAAVPDGLKAWEILKERPRNVDLILAEVELPSISGFALLTLIMGHETCKNIPVIMMSSEDSISTVYKCMMKGAADYLVKPLRRNELRNLWQHVWRRQASSNVRADIQEKVEVTSENETASNHSTGYVAGVQRNNKNIEKGSDTQSSCTKVDFEPGNKIQENSQSRQGKASPNDFKPQKDERHINLSQRLFMHENETGGLAMSCYVNTDLPITLSMGLEPINDGRSPNIASEAGHDKDLFANPSRDATASNHARIKYPDNYQKSSPSNNFAANNFGSALHLDLSLRRCQPNDFEERAAGQATLKHSSASAFTRYTFRPLQSLQAKSSSICDEQKETESNPDHVGSMGATSTSDTINPTPNLQKSSTSMPMITSQSTQSEVAKSSTSETAIPLQVSGTDLMSNNQRSGSGHGSLPSHNFCAQLGSPSSPCRTSVTHPELIFGKQTVYPLNLENHKLEQFLNQHRILSSPASRKIENSGQSPENQGHISPTTDHSANSNVWRGNTTHVGSLGYPSPCGSNSNVDRVGIARVTSESRNEEALFSQGGDSYRSSQREAALTKFRLKRKDRCYEKKVRYESRKKLAEQRPRVKGQFVRRVLTDPLPAETNDNTSNG; translated from the exons ATGGGCGAGGCCGTGGTCCTGAGCTCTGAGGATGTGGATGTGGATGTTGATTATGTCAGGCTCCACAGCGACGATATGGCAGATGCAGAGAGTATGGGCACTCACAGACCTAACAGAGATTGCAGTTCAAGTGGATTTGGGATCGGGATTAAGTGGGAGCGCTTCTTGCCCAAGATGATGCTCAGGGTTTTGCTCGTTGAAGCCGACGATTCCACCAGACAGATTATCACTGCCCTCCTCCGCAAGTGCTGCTACCGAG TTGCTGCTGTTCCTGATGGCTTGAAAGCATGGGAAATTCTCAAAGAAAGGCCCCGTAATGTAGATCTTATATTGGCAGAAGTTGAATTGCCGTCAATCTCTGGATTTGCTCTCCTAACTCTGATCATGGGGCACGAGACTTGCAAAAATATTCCTGTTATAA TGATGTCCTCCGAAGATTCTATCAGCACTGTTTACAAATGCATGATGAAAGGTGCAGCAGACTATCTTGTCAAGCCCTTAAGGAGAAATGAGCTGAGAAACCTGTGGCAACATGTTTGGAGAAGACAAGCG TCATCCAATGTGAGAGCTGACATTCAAGAAAAGGTTGAAGTCACTTCAGAAAATGAGACCGCAAGCAATCACTCAACTGGTTATGTTGCTGGAGTTCAGaggaataacaaaaacattgaGAAAGGAAGTGATACTCAG AGCTCTTGTACAAAGGTAGATTTCGAACCTGGAAATAAGATACAGGAAAATTCACAGTCTAGGCAGGGAAAAGCCTCTCCCAACGACTTCAAGCCACAAAAAGATGAACGTCACATCAATTTGAGTCAAAGATTGTTTATGCATGAAAATGAAACTGGAG GATTGGCAATGAGTTGCTATGTCAATACTGATTTACCAATCACACTAAGCATGGGTCTTGAGCCAATCAATGATGGGAGAAGTCCTAATATTGCTAGTGAAGCGGGTCATGATAAGGATCTGTTTGCCAATCCATCCAGAGATGCAACTGCCTCGAATCATGCCCGTATCAAGTATCCCGATAACTACCAAAAAAGTTCTCCTTCCAACAATTTTGCCGCAAACAATTTCGGCTCTGCTCTTCATTTGGATCTTTCCCTGAGAAGATGTCAACCTAACGATTTTGAGGAGCGTGCTGCAGGACAGGCTACTCTCAAACATTCTAGTGCTTCAGCTTTTACAAG ATACACTTTCAGGCCGTTGCAATCACTTCAAGCAAAATCAAGCAGCATCTGTGATGAGCAAAAGGAAACTGAAAGCAACCCTGATCATGTTGGAAGTATGGGTGCTACTTCTACCTCTGATACCATTAATCCCACGCCAAATCTTCAAAAGAGTAGTACTTCTATGCCTATGATCACGAGTCAATCTACTCAGTCTGAAGTTGCTAAATCAAGTACGTCAGAGACGGCAATCCCTCTTCAAGTTTCAGGGACAGATTTGATGTCTAATAATCAACGCTCAGGCTCAGGCCATGGCTCTTTACCTTCTCACAACTTCTGCGCACAACTGGGTAGCCCATCATCTCCATGCCGAACTTCAGTCACCCATCCAGAACTCATCTTTGGAAAACAGACGGTTTATCCTTTAAACCTTGAGAATCATAAATTGGAGCAATTTCTGAACCAGCATCGCATCTTAAGCAGTCCAGCAAGCAGAAAGATAGAGAATTCTGGCCAGTCTCCGGAAAATCAAGGCCATATATCCCCAACCACTGATCACAGTGCAAACAGTAATGTATGGCGTGGTAATACAACTCATGTTGGAAGCCTGGGCTATCCTAGCCCCTGCGGAAGCAACAGCAATGTAGATCGAGTTGGCATTGCAAGGGTTACATCTGAGAGTAGAAATGAAGAAGCTTTGTTTTCTCAAGGAGGAGATTCTTATCGGTCCAGTCAAAGAGAAGCAGCTCTAACAAAGTTCCgactgaaaagaaaagatagatGTTATGAGAAAAAG GTCCGTTATGAGAGTAGAAAAAAGCTGGCAGAGCAGCGTCCGAGAGTGAAGGGACAGTTTGTCCGGAGAGTATTGACTGATCCATTGCCTGCAGAAACCAATGACAATACATCCAACGGTTAG